A region of Scleropages formosus chromosome 2, fSclFor1.1, whole genome shotgun sequence DNA encodes the following proteins:
- the LOC108931475 gene encoding B-cell receptor-associated protein 29-like, whose product MTLQWTAVAVFLYVEIGVLVILCLPFISARRWQTIFKLGIWNKMAPFWNKGFLTMIIVLIVLFLDAVREVRKYTGAQQSKDPKLHPNIFDHMHMKLFRAQRNLYISGFSLFLWLVMRRIITLINQLATATAAVAVLQNQVESTNQAAMKYMEDNEHLKKALHEGGTGKDPAGGNEGLRKEAEELTEQLRLSEDGLKKSQAELEAMRRQKENLTLEYDRLLQEFQNLQERSGEDKKDQ is encoded by the exons ATGACTCTGCAATGGACAGCAGTTGCGGTCTTCCTCTATGTGGAAATTGGAGTTCTTGTCATCCTCTGTTTACCGTTTATATCGGCCAGAAG aTGGCAGACTATTTTCAAGCTGGGCATTTGGAACAAAATGGCCCCGTTCTGGAACAAAGGATTCCTAACGATGATTATAGTCCTTATTGTTCTCTTCCTTG ATGCTGTGAGAGAAGTGAGGAAGTACACCGGGGCACAGCAGAGCAAAGACCCCAAGCTGCACCCTAACATATTCGACCACATGCACATGAAGCTCTTCCGAGCCCAGAGGAACCTCTACATATCGGGCTTCTCGCTCTTCCTCTGGTT GGTCATGCGGCGCATCATTACTTTGATAAACCAGTTGGCAacagccacagcagcagtggCGGTGTTACAAAATCAAGTTGAGAGCACCAACCAGGCAGCCATGAAGTACATGGAAGACAATGAGCATCTGAAGAAG GCTCTGCATGAAGGCGGTACTGGGAAAGACCCCGCAGGGGGCAACGAGGGGCTGCGGAAGGAAGCTGAGGAGCTGACAGAGCAGCTGAGGCTTTCAGAGGATG GTCTGAAGAAGTCTCAGGCAGAGTTGGAGGCCATGCGGCGACAGAAGGAGAACCTCACCCTGGAGTACGACCGTCTGCTGCAGGAGTTCCAG AACCTCCAAGAAAGAAGTGGTGAGGACAAGAAGGATCAGTAG